TCCCTCCGCCGTAAAGGCGATGCGCTGCAGGTAAATCTTGGCCGTTCCGTCGCCCTGGCGGATTGCAATCACCTTGTAATAGCCACGCGTGGGCGATGCCGGTGGTGGCCGCAACTGGCCGTCAGCGCCCTCCCGCGGCTCGAGGTTTCGGTCTTCCCACATGCCGCTGCTGACAACGAAGATAGCGGAAACAGGCAGCGTATCGATCGGGTCTGTCTGCGCCCGTGCAGGCAGCACGGCGTTGGCGAGAATGAGGGCAGCGAGGATCGATTGTCTAAGTTTCATGGCCGTTATGAATGGTTAGCGTCAATTGTTGAACTGTTCGGCAAGAACCCGGTCGGACCACGAACGGTCCGGATCCGACAGAATCCTCGCGGTCCTGTCCTGCGATTGTGCGATCCGAACGTGACGAACGGATTTCACCTCCGTATGGTCAGCCACCGCATTCACCGGGCGTTTATCCCGTTCCAGAACATGAATGTCGACCGTCACCTTATTCGGCAAAAGCGCGCCGCGCCAGCGCCGCGGACGAAACGCGCTGACGGGGGTGAGCGCCAGAAGCGGTGATTCCAGTGGCAGGATCGGCCCATGGGCGGAAAAGTTATAGGCGGTGGAGCCTGCAGGCGTCGCCACCATCATGCCATCACAGATCAGCTCCTCCAGCCGCACCTTGCCATCCACTTCCACACGAAGCTTGGCGGCCTGATGGGATTGGCGGAACAGGCTGACCTCGTTCATGGCAAGGGCGGTGAACTCATCGCCATCCGAATCCGTCGTTGTCATGCGCAGCGGATGAAAATCATTGCCGGTTGCAACCGCGATGCGCTCAAGCAGACCCTCCACCCGATAATCATTCATCAGGAAGCCGACCGATCCCCGGTTCATGCCGTAGACACGTTTGCCGGAATTCATCGTTTCGTTGAGGATTTGCAGCATGAAGCCGTCGCCGCCGAGCGCGACGATGACTTCCGCCTCTTCAAACGGCGTATTGCCGTAAACGCCCTTCAGCGCCTCCATCGCCGTCTGCGCCTCCTCGGTTGCGGAGGCGACGAAGGACAGTGAACAGTTAGAATGCGACATCCGCTTCCCTCGACAACGGCGCAGACCTGAGAAGGCTTGCAAACGATGCTGTAATCTGTTGAAGCGGCTCGCAATCTTCAAACGTCGATCAAAACGGTCGATCACAAGCCACAAGACGCATCCTTGGTACATGAAGACAACGGTTGGCGACAAGGCCTTTCGGGCAGCGAGGCGTTCCCCCACCGCGCCATTGCGCCGCACCGTTCCACAGCTTCTTGATTTCCACTCTCCGACAAGGGTTGCGATGCAGGGCGGCCTGATGCAGTTTGCTGCAAAGCAGGCCGTGAGATGAATGGCAGGAGACGGATTTGGTGCTGAACTACAATATCTATGATGTCTTTACCGAAACCAGAATGGCGGGAAACCCTCTGGCGGTCA
The Agrobacterium cucumeris DNA segment above includes these coding regions:
- a CDS encoding NAD kinase, with protein sequence MSHSNCSLSFVASATEEAQTAMEALKGVYGNTPFEEAEVIVALGGDGFMLQILNETMNSGKRVYGMNRGSVGFLMNDYRVEGLLERIAVATGNDFHPLRMTTTDSDGDEFTALAMNEVSLFRQSHQAAKLRVEVDGKVRLEELICDGMMVATPAGSTAYNFSAHGPILPLESPLLALTPVSAFRPRRWRGALLPNKVTVDIHVLERDKRPVNAVADHTEVKSVRHVRIAQSQDRTARILSDPDRSWSDRVLAEQFNN